The Treponema sp. OMZ 790 genome includes the window ATCTGCTTATCTCCGTTTACCAAAACGGTATTTTGAATTTGTGGCTCTGTTGTTTCTTCAACGGCAGGCATAAACAAGAGAGGATTTATCAAAACGTTATTGCGCGTATCTGCAACCTGAAAAATTAAACTCCTTTCTTCAGTCCATGCCGATTTTCCGGCATATCCCAAAATAGAACCGGCCTCGGTTTCTTTTCTGGATACAAAAATATCCGTCTCAGAAAGATTACCGTACACAGTTTGCAGCCCCTCATCATCTATAAAAATAAGGGCATTTCCCAAGGTGCTCGGAAAAAAGCGAGTGCTGTTTTTTTCTTCAATACTTATTACGTGTTTACCGTAACCTGAAGCTCTCACCTGCTCAACCTCTTTAAACACCAAGGACTGAGAGACAGAAGCCGAGACCACATCTCTTTGAGCAAATAAACGGAAAAGAGAAGGATTTTCTACAGGCCATTCAAAGGAGTAAGCGTATAAAAAAGTTATAAAAAATAAAAATATATAAAGATTTTTTTTCATTTAAAGCCCCCGTATTTCCAATGCAGTAATCTTATCATCGGTACCTATGTATATTTTATTTTCTTTTTGAATTAAAAAAGCATTTTTAGAATTAAATTTTGTTTTGCCCATCATAAAATTAGGCGGATCTATCAATAAAATAGAACATTCACCATCCTTTTGAAGAAGAACGGTCAAGAAATCTTTTTTATTTTGAAAGCCCAAACCTGCAACGAAACCTTCTTCTTTTATAAGCGATAGACTTAAATTTCTACAATCAATAATGCCTATTCCATCGCCTGATTCAAAAACGGCAAAATTTCCGGCTTCATCAAACGAAGCAAAGACCTGCCGTCTTAAATCTTTTTCAAAATACGAATGATAGACTATTTTATGCTGCCGGCCCGAAATATTTATAAGAACGGCCCTTTGCTTATCAAGCCCGCATAAGCAGAGCACCTGTTTTCCGTCTTCCGAAATTGCAGCCCCCATTATTGCCTGATAGGTACTGCCGCCGGGGTAAAAACTAAAAAGAGTATATCCATCGGAATCGAGGCATACTAAAAGCCCGTCGGAATGACCTATCACACAACCGGCCTTGGAGGACTGAAAAGCGGTTATAGGAAAGGCATGAGTGTAGTGCCACAATTTTTTGCCGGTATTGTCATATCGGGAAAGAGAAGAACCTTCAGGTTCAAACAAAAAAATTCTATCTTTATCGAGGTAAACATAGCCGGGCTTATCGATATGCAAAAAAGGTTTTTCCAAATCGAATTCCTCAGGTTTATAAATATTCGTAAAAAGATTTTTTTGGGGATACTTTGCCCAAGCATAAAAAGAAGAGCTGAATCTTTCCTCAGCAGTTTCAGCCCGCAAAATTTCGCCGTCCTCTGTAAAATACCCGAATAAATTCCCCAAAGAAAAAGCAATGGGCTTTTTTCCGGTAAATCTTTGTTTAAGCTCATCAGCGGATGCCCCTGCTTCTCCGGAATAAATTTGTCCGTTTTGGACTTGAGGTATGGGTGAAGACCACAAAGGCATCAGATAAACATCTTCCCGCATAGGAACAGCGGCCGCAAAGATATATATAACAAGAAGAATTATTACACCAATAAAAATAAATTTATTTTTTCCTTTAAATAACATAAAAAATATGATATACTACTTTTATGGAAATTTCAAGTCAGTTAGAAAATTTATTCAAAACAGCCCTTGAGGCTGCAAAAAAAGCCTATGCCCCCTACTCTAATTTTCATGTGGGCGCAGCCCTTTTGTTGGAAGACGGTTCTATTGTAACAGGCGTAAATGTAGAAAACCGCTCTTACGGCCTTACAAACTGCGCAGAACGTACTGCAATATTTAAGGCGGTTTCTGAAGGAAAAAAGGATTTTAAGGCTATTGCCATCGCAACACCCGATGCGGATTACCCGGTAAGCCCTTGCGGAGCCTGCAGGCAGGTTATTTCGGAATTTATGGGCGGAGATACACCGATAATCTTCGGCTCCGCCCTTGATAATGTAGTGCTCACAGATGTCAAAGGAGTTTACCCCTTCGATGCCTTGCACGAATTAAAAAAATGACCCGTAGACGATTCGAACGTCCGACCTGCTGCTTAGGAGGCAGCCGCTCTATCCAACTGAGCTAACGGATCAAAATAAAACTATTAAAAGCTCTACAAAATACACTACTGTATAATACACAAAAGATCCTAAAAGTTCAAGAGGTTGGATGAAAAATGTACATCCTTGTACATTTTTCATCTCAGAGTTTTACTCCCGCAAAACTCTCCTAGTTCAAACCACGGACATCCGTGTCCGTTTATGAAATGTACATCCTTAGTCCCTTTCATTTTGGAATTTTAGAGTTTTTGTTTCCTAAATACAAATAACGAAGTACATAAGGTCAAATGTCGAAGTGCACCTCCTCATTCGACCCTTACCGTTTTTTTAGTTTTACCTCAGGGCATCGGCTTTTTTGAGCCATTCGTAAAAGTCAAGCCCTGAAACATCGCCGTCGGGAACAAAGAGACGGCCGTCGATCAGAGGTATAATATCTTCTTCTACGGTGCCTATGATTGCATCAAAGAAAACTCCGTCTATGGCTACATCCTGTATCGGGCTTGGTTTCCCGCTATAGACATATTGGCGGCTGTATTGAGTTAGAGCTTCATTGTCATTACCGATAAGAAGGTGCCACAAAAAAAGAGCCGCATCCCTTCTTTTAGCTTTTCCATTTGAAAGGCTTACCGAATCGTCATACCAGCCTGCAGCCTTTAACCTGTCGGCAAGCATTGCAGGTCTCCAAAAAGCCGTACCTGTAATCGAGTCGAGAGCATGGGTATTATCCTGAGTAAGAGTCGCCATATCTATTAAGCTTATTTTACTTTGAGTTAAAATCTGAGCAGTAGTTTTTTTTAAGTCCGAATCGACCTTATAGAATTTGCGGCAATATTCCCTCTTTTCACCATAAAGAAGGCTGTACTCTTCATTTAAAAAATCCAATGAAGCATCAAATGCAACAAGAGCATTCGTGTAATCTTTCAAAAGATAATATACAAAGCCTAATTCAGATTGCAGCCTATAAGCCGTAGGATTCAATTTAATCATCGAAATCAAATAGTCCTTTCGGTCTTCAGTCTTTTCGATAAGTCTCGATTTAACGAGCTGCACATATTCCTCGTGAGGATTATAACTTTCAGCCGTCTTAAGCATACGCTTGGCCGACGTTCTGTCCCTGCCGAGTAAAAAGTAGTCGGCATAAAGGGCGTATACCAAAGAAAGATAGGATCTATCCGACGACGGAACTGCCAAGAGATTATTTAAATCTTTTTTTATCTGATCAATTTTTTCCTGACTGCTCTCACGGTATTGCTTTACTATGTTTACCTCAATGTTTTCGATATTCCGAATATTATCCCGAGATGAGGTAGTAGAATAAATTGAATCTTTTTGCATTGTCGAACAGGACACAAAAAGTACAAAAGCAATAACCACTAAAAATAAAGTTTTTTTCATTTTGAAACCCCTGTATAAGAATGAATTCGGTTATCTATTCCGCAAGTTATCAATTCCGGTCTTCCGTTTCCGTCTACATCAATAAGATGGGGAATACCCGTTCCCGCAACCGGAAAACCGTTTACCGGAGAGAAGTTGGCATTATAAGCATATATGGAATTTCCGCCTCCCGAAACAAGAACTTCGTCATATCCGTCTGAATCAAGGTCAATAAGGGTAATAAGGTAATCAGAAGCATTTTTTTGCTTTAAAGGAATTTTATCTATTACATTACACTCGGTATCAAGTTTATATAAAAAGCCGTTATCCGTAACCAAAAAGAACATTTTTAGGTTGTCTGAATAAACGGGCTGGGCCTTACACGAGGTATTAAGATCTATGGAATAAGACTCCCCTTCTTTTCCAGATAATATACTTGAAGGTTTAAGAGAAAACAAACCCTGCTCCGTCAAAACAGCTTCATAAGTGTTATTTTTATACAATATCGGCTGAGCTGCAGAAATTCCATCCAGTTCCTTGGGATAACCTGAAACAATTTTACCCTTATCGTCAAAAACATACATGAAGCTGTCAAACGAGCGCGGAACAGCCGTAATAAATGTTCCAAATACCGAAGGAGAACTTCGTAAGCGGGTATTCATCTCCTCCGAAAAATAAAAGGAAGCAGAACTTTCCACATATAAAAGAACCGGTTTATTGGCAACAGGAACAACCATCTTATCTTCGATAACGGAAGGAGGAGCATTTAACTTTTCACCGGTTAAAATCGGGAACCCTGAAGACACAGTCAAATTGTAATCTGTTTTATAAACCGTACCCCGAGCAGACACAGCCCAAACGGAATTTACAATACCTTTTTTTGTTTCAAGGTTTAAATAAGCCTTATCATCCAGTTTAATCGACTTTAATTGTTTATCTGCCAGATT containing:
- a CDS encoding M23 family metallopeptidase, coding for MKKNLYIFLFFITFLYAYSFEWPVENPSLFRLFAQRDVVSASVSQSLVFKEVEQVRASGYGKHVISIEEKNSTRFFPSTLGNALIFIDDEGLQTVYGNLSETDIFVSRKETEAGSILGYAGKSAWTEERSLIFQVADTRNNVLINPLLFMPAVEETTEPQIQNTVLVNGDKQIINLETAKKIRQGAYDLYSLIFDSTEKGGTSLAPFRITVSINGMNIVDLPFEVLSSDGKDLYLQNKKTSLSLLYQKEGTMHLGKINLPAGKIELIITALDKSGNQKRSSFIFQVE
- a CDS encoding cytidine deaminase, with amino-acid sequence MEISSQLENLFKTALEAAKKAYAPYSNFHVGAALLLEDGSIVTGVNVENRSYGLTNCAERTAIFKAVSEGKKDFKAIAIATPDADYPVSPCGACRQVISEFMGGDTPIIFGSALDNVVLTDVKGVYPFDALHELKK